From the genome of Nocardia sp. NBC_01503, one region includes:
- a CDS encoding M67 family metallopeptidase — translation MLVIRADLVEAMVAHARADHPDEACGIIAGPEGSDRPERFVAMVNAERSPTFYRFDSGEQLRVWREMDDADEEPVVVYHSHTATEAYPSRTDISYASEPNAHYVLISTRDAEQHELRSYRILEGVVTEEPIEIVPAYSGAVSDPESADA, via the coding sequence GTGCTGGTGATCAGGGCCGATCTGGTGGAGGCAATGGTCGCGCACGCGCGCGCCGATCATCCGGACGAGGCGTGCGGCATCATCGCCGGTCCCGAGGGTTCCGATCGCCCCGAACGCTTCGTCGCCATGGTGAATGCCGAGCGCTCACCCACCTTCTACCGCTTCGACTCCGGTGAACAGCTGCGCGTCTGGCGCGAAATGGACGATGCCGACGAGGAGCCGGTGGTGGTCTACCACTCGCACACCGCGACCGAGGCGTACCCGAGCCGCACCGATATCTCGTACGCGTCCGAGCCCAACGCGCACTACGTGCTGATCTCCACCCGAGATGCCGAACAGCACGAATTGCGCAGCTACCGCATCCTCGAGGGTGTGGTCACCGAGGAGCCGATCGAGATCGTGCCCGCCTACTCCGGCGCTGTGTCGGACCCCGAATCCGCCGACGCCTGA
- a CDS encoding P1 family peptidase gives MNNIAGPNNSITDVAGVLVGHHHEIDPTATLGSGAATGCTVVRVPGGATASVDVRGGGPGTRETDLLDPGNTVRQVNAVLLTGGSAYGLAAADGVMRWLEEHQEGIPMDPADPGRVVPIVPGAVIFDLPVGAWNIRPTTDFGFLAAEAAAPEFARGSVGAGAGARAGSIKGGVGTASVRFTDGPAAGITVGALIVANPVGSVFDPRTGLPWGAGTDGPEHFGLHPADPERLAAANALPVKGTVLNTTIGVIATDAALDPSACRRMATTAHDGLARAIRPAHSPLDGDTLFALATGTANPAPTFPLPPAFPADLLLLDQLCTAAAVCVERAIVDAILSATSLAEIPSYAELFGV, from the coding sequence GTGAACAATATTGCGGGACCGAACAATTCGATCACCGATGTGGCGGGCGTGCTGGTCGGGCACCATCACGAGATCGACCCGACGGCCACCCTCGGCTCCGGCGCGGCCACCGGCTGCACCGTCGTCCGCGTCCCCGGCGGCGCGACCGCCTCGGTGGATGTGCGCGGCGGCGGACCCGGCACCCGCGAGACCGATCTGCTCGATCCCGGCAATACCGTGCGCCAGGTGAATGCCGTATTGCTCACCGGCGGAAGCGCTTACGGCCTCGCCGCCGCCGACGGCGTGATGCGCTGGCTGGAGGAGCACCAAGAGGGCATCCCGATGGATCCGGCCGATCCCGGTCGGGTGGTGCCGATCGTGCCCGGTGCGGTGATCTTCGATCTTCCGGTGGGCGCGTGGAACATTCGCCCCACCACCGATTTCGGCTTCCTCGCCGCAGAGGCCGCCGCGCCCGAATTCGCCCGTGGCTCAGTGGGTGCCGGTGCCGGAGCGCGGGCGGGCTCCATCAAAGGCGGCGTCGGCACGGCCTCGGTGCGCTTCACCGACGGTCCCGCCGCCGGAATCACGGTGGGCGCGTTGATAGTCGCCAACCCCGTCGGCTCGGTCTTCGACCCGCGCACCGGATTGCCCTGGGGCGCGGGCACCGACGGCCCGGAACATTTCGGCCTGCACCCCGCCGATCCCGAGCGCCTGGCCGCCGCGAACGCCCTCCCCGTGAAGGGCACGGTCCTGAACACGACCATCGGCGTGATCGCCACCGACGCGGCCCTGGACCCATCGGCCTGCCGTCGCATGGCAACCACCGCGCACGACGGTCTGGCCCGAGCCATCCGCCCGGCCCACTCACCCCTCGATGGCGACACCCTCTTCGCCTTGGCCACCGGTACCGCGAACCCGGCCCCGACCTTCCCGCTGCCCCCGGCCTTCCCCGCCGACCTGCTCCTGCTCGACCAACTCTGCACCGCCGCCGCGGTCTGTGTGGAGCGCGCCATAGTCGACGCCATCCTCTCGGCTACCTCGCTGGCCGAAATCCCTTCCTATGCGGAGTTGTTCGGAGTCTGA
- the aosR gene encoding oxidative stress transcriptional regulator AosR — MRKWSRKNSLGGLKLRSEMDAHEAEVLRSLVGAVTGLLTDRARSAPEDDLAALTGLQPGNTTPPDDPRLARLLPDFHRSEPGSPDADRADLNSALRGLHEPDIIETKVAAGLVILETLPPQGGKIVLTPEQADHWLNALNDVRLALGTALDINADTPDHLDEDDPRAPSLDVYHWLTWMQDSLLQALMP; from the coding sequence GTGCGGAAGTGGAGCAGAAAGAACTCCCTGGGCGGGCTGAAACTCCGTTCGGAAATGGACGCCCACGAGGCGGAGGTACTGCGCTCGCTGGTGGGCGCGGTGACCGGACTACTCACCGACCGAGCCCGGTCGGCCCCCGAGGACGATCTGGCCGCGCTCACCGGGTTACAGCCGGGCAACACCACCCCGCCCGATGATCCACGACTCGCGCGACTGCTGCCCGATTTCCATCGCAGCGAGCCCGGCTCCCCGGACGCCGATCGCGCCGATCTCAACAGCGCCCTGCGCGGCCTGCACGAACCCGACATCATCGAGACCAAGGTCGCCGCCGGACTGGTGATCCTGGAGACCCTCCCGCCGCAGGGCGGCAAGATCGTGCTCACCCCCGAGCAGGCCGATCACTGGCTCAACGCCCTCAACGATGTGCGCCTGGCACTGGGCACGGCCCTGGATATCAATGCCGATACGCCCGACCATCTGGACGAGGACGATCCGCGCGCCCCCAGCCTGGACGTCTACCACTGGCTCACCTGGATGCAGGATTCGCTGCTGCAAGCACTCATGCCCTAG
- the clpS gene encoding ATP-dependent Clp protease adapter ClpS encodes MGLCTEDAVRIAAGPVGVNGTVSAARVVLGASQAMPEAIEYTEILEAEDRPWVTVVWDDPVNLMHYVTYIFQKLFGYSKAKATELMLQVHNEGRAAVSSGSRDKMEHDVQRLHAAGLWATMQRDQ; translated from the coding sequence ATGGGTCTGTGCACAGAAGATGCTGTCCGGATTGCCGCCGGTCCGGTCGGCGTGAATGGGACGGTATCGGCGGCACGGGTGGTACTGGGGGCCTCGCAGGCCATGCCGGAGGCGATCGAATACACCGAGATCCTGGAGGCGGAGGACCGCCCGTGGGTAACGGTCGTTTGGGACGATCCGGTCAACCTCATGCATTACGTGACCTACATCTTCCAAAAGCTCTTCGGCTATAGCAAAGCCAAGGCAACCGAGCTCATGCTGCAGGTCCACAACGAGGGCAGGGCCGCCGTGTCGTCGGGATCCCGCGACAAGATGGAACACGACGTGCAACGCCTGCACGCGGCCGGACTATGGGCGACCATGCAGCGTGACCAGTGA
- a CDS encoding nicotinate phosphoribosyltransferase: MVVEPLLGLSTYSVSVTIVDGVESTALLTDQYELTMLAAALADGSGQRQCSFEVFARRLPHGRRYGVVAGTGRLLDALREFRFGEPELAIVGGFLDADTVAWLRDYRFSGDIDGYREGELYFPGSPILTVRGTFAECVLLETLALSIYNHDSAIAAAAARMVSAAAGRRMIEMGSRRTHELAAPSASRAAYLAGLDATSNLEAVRSFGVPGAGTSAHAFTLLHSGSDGEHEADAFRSQIAALGVGTTLLVDTFDITRGVATAIEVAGTELGGVRIDSGDLGVLAGQVRKQLDALGATRTRIVVSGDLDEYAIAALRAEPVDVYGVGTSLVTGSGAPTAGMVYKLVEVEGVPVAKRSSHKESRGGTKKAVRLSRSTGTLVEEIVYPATGTRPEPNGYQVRDLQVALVRGGKVLDDQPTLQESRALVAQGLISLPWEGLKLSAGEPAIPTTFISH, translated from the coding sequence ATGGTGGTGGAGCCTCTTCTCGGGCTCTCGACTTACAGTGTGAGCGTGACGATCGTTGACGGGGTCGAAAGCACCGCGCTGCTCACCGACCAGTACGAGTTGACCATGCTCGCCGCGGCGCTGGCCGACGGATCGGGGCAGCGGCAGTGCAGCTTCGAGGTGTTCGCCCGCAGGTTGCCGCATGGGCGCAGGTACGGCGTGGTGGCCGGGACCGGGCGGCTGCTCGACGCGCTGCGCGAATTCCGTTTCGGGGAGCCCGAACTCGCGATCGTCGGCGGATTCCTGGACGCGGACACCGTGGCGTGGCTGCGCGACTATCGGTTCAGCGGGGATATCGACGGATATCGCGAGGGTGAGCTCTACTTCCCCGGCTCCCCCATCCTCACCGTGCGCGGCACCTTCGCCGAATGCGTACTGCTGGAGACTCTCGCACTCTCGATCTACAACCACGACAGCGCGATCGCCGCGGCGGCCGCGCGCATGGTGAGCGCCGCCGCCGGGCGTCGCATGATCGAAATGGGTTCGCGCCGAACACATGAGCTCGCCGCACCGTCGGCCTCGCGCGCCGCGTACCTGGCGGGACTGGACGCCACCTCCAACCTGGAAGCCGTGCGTAGCTTCGGTGTTCCGGGCGCGGGCACCAGTGCGCACGCATTCACCTTGCTGCACAGCGGATCCGACGGCGAACACGAGGCCGACGCCTTCCGCAGCCAGATCGCCGCGCTGGGCGTGGGCACCACCCTGCTGGTGGACACCTTCGACATCACCCGCGGCGTGGCCACCGCCATCGAAGTGGCCGGAACCGAATTGGGCGGTGTGCGAATCGATTCCGGTGATCTCGGGGTGCTGGCGGGGCAGGTCCGCAAACAGCTCGACGCGCTCGGCGCCACCCGCACCCGCATTGTGGTGTCGGGAGATCTGGACGAATACGCGATCGCCGCACTGCGCGCCGAACCCGTGGACGTCTACGGCGTGGGCACCTCCCTGGTCACCGGATCCGGCGCGCCGACCGCCGGAATGGTCTACAAACTGGTCGAGGTCGAGGGCGTCCCGGTGGCGAAACGCAGCTCCCACAAGGAATCTCGCGGCGGCACCAAGAAAGCCGTGCGCCTGTCCCGCTCCACCGGCACCCTCGTGGAGGAGATCGTCTACCCGGCTACGGGCACCCGGCCCGAACCGAACGGCTATCAGGTTCGGGATCTGCAAGTCGCTCTGGTGCGCGGCGGCAAGGTACTGGACGATCAGCCGACCCTGCAGGAGAGCCGCGCACTCGTCGCACAGGGATTGATCAGCCTGCCCTGGGAGGGTCTCAAGCTCTCCGCCGGCGAGCCCGCCATTCCCACCACCTTCATCAGCCACTGA
- a CDS encoding nicotinamidase: MSRALIVVDVQNDFCEGGSLAVAGGAAVAERITEYLGVSDYTAVVATRDFHIDPGAHFSENPDYVDTWPPHCRVGTPGADFHPGLDTSPIQEVFSKGAYTAAYSGFEGTASDGSTTLAEWLRAHAIDAVDVCGIATDHCVRATAMDARAAGFETRVLLGLTAAVSPATLETALDKLRASGVELAGTMES, encoded by the coding sequence ATGAGCCGAGCCCTGATCGTCGTCGACGTACAGAACGATTTCTGCGAAGGCGGTTCGCTCGCTGTCGCGGGCGGTGCGGCGGTGGCCGAGCGCATTACCGAATACCTCGGCGTCTCCGACTACACCGCGGTGGTCGCCACCCGCGACTTCCACATCGATCCGGGTGCGCACTTCTCCGAGAACCCGGACTACGTCGACACCTGGCCGCCGCACTGCCGAGTCGGCACGCCCGGCGCGGACTTCCACCCGGGACTCGACACGTCGCCGATCCAGGAGGTCTTCTCCAAGGGCGCGTACACCGCCGCCTACTCCGGCTTCGAAGGCACCGCCTCCGACGGCTCCACCACCCTCGCCGAGTGGCTGCGCGCCCACGCCATCGACGCCGTCGATGTCTGCGGCATAGCCACCGATCACTGCGTCCGCGCCACCGCCATGGACGCCCGCGCCGCCGGCTTCGAGACCCGCGTTCTGCTCGGCCTCACCGCCGCCGTGTCCCCCGCCACTTTGGAAACCGCCCTCGACAAACTCCGCGCATCGGGCGTCGAACTCGCGGGAACCATGGAGAGCTGA